The stretch of DNA GTCGACGCGAACACGCGGCTTGGCTTCGCCGTCGATGCGCGCGATTTCGGGGTGGCGGCGCGGATGCTGACGTTGCTCGGGCAGCGCGAAATTCGGTTGCTGACGAACAATCCGGCGAAAGTAGCGGGGCTCGAGGCCGCGGGCGTGACGGTGATCGAGCGTGTGCCGCACTTCCTCCCATCCAACCCGCACAATGCGCAGTATCTCGCGACCAAGCGCGACCGCACGGGGCACCAGTTCTGACCGATATCCCGCCCTCCCGCCGCCTGATCGTCGTGTTCGGTGCGGCCGTTCGTCCCGATGGCAGCCCGAGCCCGACCCTGGCCCGCCGCATCGCGTTCGCCGCTGCGGCGGCCGCGCGCTACGTCGATGCGGACCTGTTCTGCTCGGGTGCCAAGGGGACCCACGGGCCTTCGGAAGCGTCCGTGATGGCCGACGTGCTGGCCGAGACGGTCGACCGCTCGCGTATCCATCTCGACGAAGCGAGCGTGGATACGTTGCAGAGCGTCGTGGCAGCGACCGCATTCGCGCGTGCGGGCGAGTATGCGCAGTGCATGATCTGCACCGACGCCTATCACCAGCCGCGCATCCGCATGCTGTTCGCGATGCTCGGCATGCCGGCGAGCGCGATCCACGTGCCGCATGGCGGGAGCCGACGGTACCAACTCAAGATGCGGACGCGCGAGGCCGCGGCGATCCCCTATGATCTGGTGGCAGGGGTTGGTGCGATCTGGCGGCGGAAGCGGGGCAACTAGTCGCCGCGGACGCATTGAGTTTACGTATTCCTCGAGCGGGCACCTCCCCGGCGAAGGCCGGGGTCCAGTTGGGAAGGCCGATGTAACGAAGGTCCATCTGCCGTTATTGCCGTTCCCCAACTGGACCCCGGCCTTCGCCGGGGGGGATGTAGCTATCGGAACGGAATACTGGCTGGCTTGTCCCTGACTTCAAGAACCGGGATCCAGCTTATCCGATCAACCGCGCGACGTCCTCGAAACTCTCCGCCAGCGCATCCACACCGATCGCCTTGAGCCGCGCACCATGCTCGGCGTTGCAGTGCGATCCAGCAGACAAGCCAATGACATACCCCCCCGAGGCAACCGCGCCGGTCGCCCCCACCGGCGAGTCCTCAAGGATCGCCGTCCGCGCGATATCGACGCCAAGTTGCCGCGCCCCGAACAGGTACAGGTCGGGTGCGGGCTTGCCGTTCGTGACGTGTTCGCTGCCGCTGTAGAGGTGGTCGCCGAACGCATCGCGCAGGCCGATATGCTCCAGATGCCGCGCGATCCAGCTGACCGGGCTCGACGAGACGATCGCCTTGGGCAGGTCCGCCGGGAGCGAGCGGACGAACGCCACCGCGCCCTCGATCGCGTCGACGCCCGCGGCCATGACGCGGTCGTCCTCGGCCTTGCGCGCGGCGTAGAAGTCATCGGGGAGTGGCCGGTCTATCCAGCGCTCGATCGCGTCGATGAACTGCGGCCCGGCAAGCCCCATGAAGTTCGCCATCGACTCGTCGGCAGTGGTCGGATGCCCGGCGGCGGTGAGCCATTCGGCGATGTGTCGGTTGCCGACGGCTTCGCTGTCGATCAGCACCCCGTCGAAGTCGAACAGCAACGCGTCAAACCGTACCGCAATGCTCATGCGCCGGTCCCCCGCGCGCCGAATAACGCGCTACCGATCCGAACGTGAGTCGCGCCGATCGTCACCGCGGTCTCGAAATCGTCCGACATGCCCATGCTGAGCCCGGTCAGCTCATGATCGCGCGCAAGCTGCGCCAACAGCGCGAAATACGGCGCCGGCTCGATATCGGCGGGGGGCAGGCACATCAGCCCCGCGATCGGCAAGCCGGCGGCGCGGGCCTGTTCCACCAGCGCAGGCAGGTCCGCGATCGCGCAGCCACCCTTTTGCGGTTCGTCGCCTATGTTGACCTGGAGGAAGCAGTCCGGCCGGCGATCGCCTGCCGCCATCGCCTTGCCCAGCGCCTCGACCAGCGACGGGCGATCGACCGCGTGGATGCAATCGAACAGCGCCACCGCCTCGGCCGCCTTGTTCGACTGGAGCTGGCCAATCAGGTGGAGTTCGACGTCGGGATATGTCTCGCGCAACGCCGGCCATTTCTCCGCCGTCTCCTGAACGCGGTTTTCGCCGAACACGCGCTGGCCTTGTTCGAGCAGCGGCGCGATCGCGGCGGCGGGGTGCGTCTTGGAGACCGCGATCAGCGTCACGTCTTCCGCGCGGCGATCGGCGATGTCGGCGGCCTTGGCGATCCGGGTGCGGATGGACTCGAGCGGCGTGGTGTCAGATGTCATGGCCCGCGCTATAGGCAGCGCCGTGTCGGATCGAAAGCCCATCCCCGAGCGCTGGTTGATGACCGACGAGCGGATGGGCGACGCCTTGTGGCCTGCGCTCCGGCGATTGCCGCCCGGATCGGGCGTGGTGTTTCGCCATTACGCCACACCGGCGGCGGCGCGACGCGTGCTGTTGCGGCGAGTGCGACGGCTGGCGCACGCACGGCGGCTGGTGCTGGTGGTGGCCGGGACCTCCGCGATTCGCACCGATGGCGTTCATGGTGGCGCACGCGCGGGCGGAATCAGGACTTGGCCGGCGCATTGCCGGGGCGAGGCCTTGGCAGGCCAGCGCGCGGGGGCCGATGCGCTGTTCGTTTCGCCGGTCTACGCCACGCGGTCGCATGAGGATGCGGCCGGATCGGGCCCGGCGCGGAGTATGCGGATCGCGCGCGGACTTGGCGTGAAGGTCGTTGCGCTGGGCGGTATGAATGAAGTGCGGTGGCGACGAATACGCCGGTTCGGGTTCCACGGCTGGGCCGCGATCGATGCGTGGATGCGCTAGGGTCGCGCGCGACCATCGCCGGCTAGCGGCGAGCGCCCCTTCCGTCATCGCAGCGCGAGCTGGGATGTCTTGGCTTGGCGGGTGTCACGCGCTGCGAGGGATACCCCAGCTTCCGCTGGGGTGATGGGTCAGCGTGGCGCGGGGCATCGGTCTGCGGTCGGCAACTGGCCGGGATGCGTTCAGCGAGCCGTCGTCACAGCACTTAGAAGCGGAAGGCAGTGCCCAGATACACGGCCTGGCTGTCGCGACGGTCGTCATCGACCTTCACGAAGCGCTCACGATCCGACCGATACCGCACGCCCGCCGTCACCGCGAGGCTACGCGTCAACGCGTAGGACCCGCCAAGATCGACCGAATAGCTCGGCGCGTCTTCGACAAGCCGCGGCGCATTCGACAGCGGACGATCCGCCGCAGCCTTCACCGTGCCGCTGAACCGCTTGGCGCTATAGCTCACTGCAAGGTCAGCCGCTTCGCGCCCACCGGGCATTGCGCCGAGATCGAGCTTGTTCACGTCGCCCGAGATCGCGAACCGCTTCCAGCCCACCGACATGCCAAGGTTATACGCGATCGGCGCGATGCCGACGGTCGGCGTGGTCGAGGCCAGGCTGGCGGTGTTCGCGACACTGCGATTGGTCTGCGCACGGACCGCGACGGTCACGGCGCGATTGTCCTGCCGCGTTTCGGCAGGCGTAAAGCGGAAGCTGCCGGCGTCGAAGCCACCGCGCGCGAACATCGCGGCAAGGCGGGGGTCGGCAGCGGCCGGCGTGAACGATCCGATACCGCGAACCGCGGCGACGTTATGCTTGGCGATCCGGGCAGGCTGTTCGCTGGCGCCGAAGGCGGGCGCGACGATTGCAGCGGTGGCGACAAGCGCCCCGGCAACCACCCCGAAAATTCCCCCACGCGTCATCACAACGAATATGTCCTTCGAATCCCGTGATCGGATCCTGTTAAACCGCATCTAACATGAATTGATCCGTAGCAAAGGCCGCAGACCGGCCCATTCCCACCCTTCGTCGCCGAATTGTACGACAGTGTTGCAATCAGCACACATGTCGGCCCGATAGCGCTACCGGATCGGCCCCAGTTCCGGATGCGCCAACCCCCGCGACGATGAGCGCGCCGATACGCGCGCCACGCATGCGGGCGTCTGCTTGCGGGCGCGCGGGCACGCCTGTAGAGCAAGGGCTGATTTTCTTGCCAGGATGATGCCCATGTTCCGCCGCTCGCGTATCGCAGTCGTGCTGTTTGCCCTGCCCCTCGTCGCTTGCGGCGGCGGTTCGGCGCGTCCCAAGGCGGATCTCGCCGCATCGAAAATCACGACGATCGGCGTCAACAGCTATCTGTGGCGCGCGAGCCTCGACACGCTTGGCTTCATGCCGCTGCTCCAGACCGACTCCAACGGCGGCGTGATTGTCACCGACTGGTACACCAACCCGCAGACCCCGACCGAGCGCATGAAGGTGACCGTGTCGATCCTCGACCAGGATCTGCGCGCCGATGCGCTGCGCGTCGCGGCCCTTCGCGAAGTCAATCGCAACGGCCAGTGGGTGTCGTCGCCGGTCCAGGCCGCAACCACGCAGAAGCTCGAGGATATCATCCTGACCAAGGCCCGCGACCTGCGCCGCGCCTCGATCGCGGGCTGAGGACCAAATAATGGCGTCGCGTTTCAATGCGTTGAAGGCGGACGCGGCGTGGCAGAAAGTCTGGGACGAGCGCAAGACGTTCGCCGCCGACGACCTGTCGACCAAGCCGCGTTCGTACGTGCTCGAGATGTTCCCCTATCCGTCGGGGCGCATCCATATGGGGCATGTCCGGAACTACACGATGGGCGACGTGCTCGCGCGGTTCCGTCGGATGAAGGGCATGGAAGTGCTCCATCCGATGGGCTGGGATGCGTTCGGCATGCCCGCCGAGAATGCGGCGATGGAAAAGGGCGTGCATCCGGGCAATTGGACGCGCGCCAACATCGCGACGATGAAGGCGCAGCTGAAGCGGCTCGGCTTCGCGCTCGACTGGACGCGGGAACTGGCGACGTGCGAGCCTGAGTATTACGGGCATGAGCAGGCGCTGTTCCTCGACCTGTTCGCGGCGGGGCTCGTCTATCGCAAGGAATCCGCGGTCAACTGGGATCCGGTCGACATGACCGTGCTCGCCAACGAGCAGGTGATCGACGGGCGCGGCTGGCGCTCGGGTGCGCTGGTCGAGCGTCGGAAACTGTCGCAGTGGTTCCTGAAGATCACCGACTTCGCCGACGAGCTGGTCGACGGGCTGGGCGCGCTCGAGCATTGGCCCGACAAGGTCAAGCTGATGCAGGAGAACTGGATCGGCCGCAGCCAGGGGTTGCAGTTCGAGTTCGCGCTGGCTTCC from Sphingomonas sp. HMP9 encodes:
- a CDS encoding YdcF family protein, which translates into the protein MFGAAVRPDGSPSPTLARRIAFAAAAAARYVDADLFCSGAKGTHGPSEASVMADVLAETVDRSRIHLDEASVDTLQSVVAATAFARAGEYAQCMICTDAYHQPRIRMLFAMLGMPASAIHVPHGGSRRYQLKMRTREAAAIPYDLVAGVGAIWRRKRGN
- a CDS encoding HAD family hydrolase, encoding MSIAVRFDALLFDFDGVLIDSEAVGNRHIAEWLTAAGHPTTADESMANFMGLAGPQFIDAIERWIDRPLPDDFYAARKAEDDRVMAAGVDAIEGAVAFVRSLPADLPKAIVSSSPVSWIARHLEHIGLRDAFGDHLYSGSEHVTNGKPAPDLYLFGARQLGVDIARTAILEDSPVGATGAVASGGYVIGLSAGSHCNAEHGARLKAIGVDALAESFEDVARLIG
- a CDS encoding YggS family pyridoxal phosphate-dependent enzyme, translated to MTSDTTPLESIRTRIAKAADIADRRAEDVTLIAVSKTHPAAAIAPLLEQGQRVFGENRVQETAEKWPALRETYPDVELHLIGQLQSNKAAEAVALFDCIHAVDRPSLVEALGKAMAAGDRRPDCFLQVNIGDEPQKGGCAIADLPALVEQARAAGLPIAGLMCLPPADIEPAPYFALLAQLARDHELTGLSMGMSDDFETAVTIGATHVRIGSALFGARGTGA
- a CDS encoding thiamine phosphate synthase, coding for MSDRKPIPERWLMTDERMGDALWPALRRLPPGSGVVFRHYATPAAARRVLLRRVRRLAHARRLVLVVAGTSAIRTDGVHGGARAGGIRTWPAHCRGEALAGQRAGADALFVSPVYATRSHEDAAGSGPARSMRIARGLGVKVVALGGMNEVRWRRIRRFGFHGWAAIDAWMR
- a CDS encoding DUF3576 domain-containing protein, yielding MFRRSRIAVVLFALPLVACGGGSARPKADLAASKITTIGVNSYLWRASLDTLGFMPLLQTDSNGGVIVTDWYTNPQTPTERMKVTVSILDQDLRADALRVAALREVNRNGQWVSSPVQAATTQKLEDIILTKARDLRRASIAG